The Bifidobacterium bifidum ATCC 29521 = JCM 1255 = DSM 20456 region GGAGGCGATGATGATGAGGAATACCATGAGAACGGCCTGATCCGCATGCTGCGCAAGGTGATTCGCATCACCGATGATTATGACGGCGAGAAGCTGCGCACCGAGAAGGACGGCAAGTCGTACTGGACTCCGATGCTGATCGTGTTCCTGACCATCGGCACGACGGACGTCATGTTCGCGTTTGATTCCATTCCCGCGATCTTCGGCCTGACGAAGGATCCGTTCATCGTCTTCACGTCGAACGTGTTCGCTCTGCTGGGCCTGCAGCAGCTGTACTTCCTGCTGGGCGCACTGCTCGACAAGCTCGTCTACCTGCCGGTCGGGCTCGCGTTCGTGCTCGGCTTCATCGGCATCAAACTGGTGATGGAGGCGCTGAGCGGCAATACGCTGCCGTTCATCAACGGCGGTCACCCGGTCTCTTGGGTGCCCGAGGTACCGACGTGGGTGTCGCTGGTCGTGATCGTCGTCGCCATCGGATCGTCGGCCATCGCGAGCGTCATGAAGATGAAGTCGGTCGAGGCTGCGAAGAGCGAAGCCTGAGCCGCCCAAAAAATGTGAGCGCTCACAACACGCCCGTGAAAACAGTGGCTCACGTCGCCCAAACCTAGTACACTTGCCTGTGGCAGTGGAAGTCGCAAGACTTCTTCCTAGAAGAAATCACATAAGAATAGGTAGGCATTCATGCGTAAAGCCAAGATCGTAGACACCATCGGTCCTTCCACCGAGTCTCCCGAAGGCATCACCAAGCTGGTTGAGGCCGGTATGGACGTGGCCCGTCTGAACCGTTCCCACGGCACTCCGGAGGATCACCTCAAGGTCTACAACAACGTGCGCGCGGCCTCCAAGGCAACCGGTCGTAACGTCGCCGCCATGGTCGATCTCCAGGGCCCGAAGATCCGCTGCGGCTGGTTCAAGAAGAACGCCGAGGGCGAGGACAAGGTCCAGCTTGAGGAAGGCCAGGAGTTCATCATCACCGCCGACGATGTCGAGGGCGACGAGCACATCACCTCCACCACCTTCAAGGGCCTGCCCGGCGACTGCCACCCCGGCGACCCGATCCTGATCGACGACGGCAAGGTCCGTCTGGAGGTCACCAAGGTCGAGGGCAACAACGTGCACACCAAGGTCGTCGTTGCCGGCCCGGTCTCCTCCCACAAGGGCATCAACCTGCCCGGCGTGGCCGTGAGCCTGCCCGCCCTGACCGAGAAGGATGAGGCCGACCTGCGTTGGGCCATCCGCACCGGCGCCGACATCATCGCCATGTCCTTCGTGCGTTTCGCCACCGACATCGACCGCGCCCACGAGATCATGGACGAGGAAGGCCGTCGTATCCCGATCGTCGCCAAGATTGAGAAGCCGCAGGCTCTGGAGAACCTTGAGGACATCGTCAAGACGTTCGACGGCGTCATGGCCGCCCGTGGCGACATGGCCGTCGAGTGCCCGCTGGAAGAGGTCCCGCTGGCCACCA contains the following coding sequences:
- the pyk gene encoding pyruvate kinase, producing the protein MRKAKIVDTIGPSTESPEGITKLVEAGMDVARLNRSHGTPEDHLKVYNNVRAASKATGRNVAAMVDLQGPKIRCGWFKKNAEGEDKVQLEEGQEFIITADDVEGDEHITSTTFKGLPGDCHPGDPILIDDGKVRLEVTKVEGNNVHTKVVVAGPVSSHKGINLPGVAVSLPALTEKDEADLRWAIRTGADIIAMSFVRFATDIDRAHEIMDEEGRRIPIVAKIEKPQALENLEDIVKTFDGVMAARGDMAVECPLEEVPLATKRIIELARQYAKPVIVATEVLGSMVHSPVPSRAEASDCANAVLDGADATMTSNETAVGEYPTETVATMSRISGFATEHGFDRIPELKNLDMSSTGAVSSAAVDLAEKLNAKAIVAYTQTGNTVHRVSRERPAAPIYGLTTNEHTYHWLALSWGTEAFLLDEDYHDKTRKDLMAFTDKVLKNAGKVSDGDKIVVLSSAQGEHAAGSTDTIYVHTVGAND